A region of the Desulfobacter postgatei 2ac9 genome:
CCGCAGGCGTTCAACGCGTAAAAATCAGATCCGTATTGACATGTAACTCAAAGCACGGTGTCTGTTCAAGATGCTACGGTCGTGACCTTGCCCATGGTGTCACGGTGGAAATTGGTCAGGCCATTGGTATTGTGGCAGCCCAGTCCATTGGCGAGCCCGGTACTCAGTTGACCATGCGCACTTTTCATATCGGCGGTACAGCATCCAGAAAGGTAGAGGTCGCTGAGGTCAAGGCCCGTGTCGGTGGAATTGTAAAGTTTAACGAGGATATTCAGACCGTTACTTCGGCCCAGGGCGATGTTATTGTCATGAACCGTAAAGGTGGCGGCGTGACCATTGTCGGCGAAGAGGGGCGTGAGCGTGCCAAGGATAATGTGATTTATGGTGCCACCCTTCATATCAAGGATGGTCAGCAGATTGAGCCGGGCGACATTATCGCCTCCTGGGATCCCTTTACCACGCCGATTATCACGGAAGTATCCGGTCGGATAAGATTTGCTGATATCATCGTGGGGAATACGGTTCAAGAACAGATTGACCCGGTTACCGGCAAAGCGTCAAGGACGATTATTGAAAGCAAGGATGTTGAGGTTCGGCCCAGGATCACCGTCAAAGATAAAGAGGGTAAAGCGGTCAAGTTGCTCAACTCTAAAACCCCAGCCAGGTATTACCTGCCGGTAAACGCGATTCTAACTGTTGATGAGGATGACAACATCATGGCAGGAGAGGTTATTGCCAAACTGCCGCGGGCCACCACTAAAACCAAAGATATTACCGGTGGTCTTCCCAGGGTCGCTGAGCTTTTTGAGGTCAGAAAGCCAAAGGATCCCGCAGTGCTGACTGAAATTAATGGCTATGTCACCGTTTCAAAGGGGACTAAAGGCCGTCAAAAGGTCACGGTTAAGCCTGGCGATGTTGGAGAGGCCAAAGAGTATGCCATCCCCAAGGGGCAGCATGTGTCAGTGTATGACGGAGATTATGTAAAATCAGGTGATCCGCTGATCGCAGGTTCGGCCAATCCCCAGGATATCATGAACATCAAGGGTGAAGTGGCCCTAGCCAAATACCTGGTTGACGAGGTCCAGGAAGTTTACAGGCTTCAAGGTGTACGAATCAACGATAAGCACATTGAGGTAGTCATTCGCCAGATGATGCGCCGGGTTAAAGTGATCTCCACCGGAGATACTAATTTTATACCCGACGAACAGGTTGATCGTATTCTTTTTGAGGAAACCAATCGCAAAGTGGCCATGGCAGGTGGTGAGCCGGCCAAGGGCGAACCCTTGATTCTTGGTATTACCAAAGCCTCTTTGTCTACAGATAGCTTTTTGTCTGCAGCATCTTTTCAGGAAACCACCAAGGTACTTACTCTTGCAGCCATTGAAGGCAAGTATGACGGGCTTAAGGGGTTGAAGGAAAACGTTATTATGGGTAGACTCATACCGGCTGGTACGGGTTTTCCAGGCTATCGCAATATAGAAGTGGGATATGGTGAAGTTGCTGAAGTATAGAAAAAATAAAATATTATTGACATTTAGAAAAAGTATAAGTAAAATTAAACATTTTGTCGTATATGGCGACTTATTAAGTTTGATGAAGGAGCGTGTGGAGTTATGCCGACCATAAATCAATTGGTACGAAAAGGTAGAAAGAAGTCTGAAAAAAAGGTTAGTACGCCGGCGTTGAAGGGCGGACCTCAAAAGCGCGGGGTTTGCACTAGGGTGTATACTTCTACTCCTAAAAAGCCGAACTCAGCTCTAAGGAAGGTTGCAAGGGTTCGTCTGACAACCGGTATGGAAGTCGCAGCTTATATCCCGGGCATGGGGCATAATCTCCAGGAACACTCTGTTGTTCTGGTCAGGGGCGGAAGGGTAAAAGACCTTCCAGGTGTGCGCTACCATATTGTCAGGGGTGCCCTTGATACGCTGGGTGTGGATGATCGTCGCCAAGGGCGTTCAAAGTATGGTGCCAAACGTCCCAAATAGTCATGATGGCCCAAATAATCATGATTGGGTATAAGCATTCATATTAATAAAATATAAATTTGGTGGACTTTTTAAGATGGCAGAAAAATTAGTGTTTAAGGAAGGTTTCATGCAGGATGCCACGCATGAAGAAAAGATAGCAGCCAAGTTTGTCAATTGTGTTATGAAAGACGGCAAAAAGAATGCTGCCCGAAAAGTTGTGGCTGATGCGTTGATGATTGCTGAGGATAAGATTGGCGAGCCTGCTCTGGCAGTGTTTAAAAAAGCGATTGATAATATCAGGCCTTCTGTTGAAGTGAAATCAAGAAGGATCGGCGGCTCTACCTATCAGGTGCCTACTGATATAAAACCCGGTCGCCAGACAGCTCTGGCTTTCAGGTGGCTTATCAATTTCAGCAGAAGCCGTTCTGAAAAAGGTTTTGCGAATAAGCTTGCTGCTGAGGTGATGGACGCTTATAACGAGCGTGGCGGGGCAATCAAGAAAAGAGAAGATACACATAGAATGGCTGAAGCCAACAAGGCTTTCGCGCATTTTAGGTGGTAGAAATTTAAAAATATCTTTGTAAACATTCCACAGGAGGAATAGAGAAGATGGCTAAGGAGAAATTTGAGCGGAACAAACCGCACGTAAACATCGGGACAATCGGGCATATCGATCATGGGAAAACCACTCTGACTGCGGCGATTACCAAACTTGCAGCCATGAAGGGCCATGGTAAATGCGTTCCCTTTGATGAAATTGACAAGGCCCCGGAAGAAAGAGAGCGTGGTATCACCATCGCCACTGCCCATGTTGAATACGAGACCGAGAACCGCCATTACGCGCACGTAGATTGTCCGGGCCATGCTGACTATATTAAAAATATGATCACCGGCGCTGCTCAGATGGATGGTGCTATTCTTGTTGTGTCCGCCGATGACGGTCCCATGCCCCAGACCCGTGAGCACATTCTGCTTGCCCGTCAGGTCGGTGTGCCTACAGTCGTTGTTTTCCTGAATAAATGCGATATGGTCGATGATGAAGAGCTGATTGAGCTGGTTGAAATGGAACTTCGGGAACTTCTTGATACCTACGAATTCCCGGGAGATGATACACCTATTATCCGCGGTTCTGCGCTTAGGGCTCTGGAATGTGACGATGTGAACGCCGAAGAAGCCAAGCCCATTTTTGAACTTCTTGATACTCTTGACTCCTATGTTCCCGAACCAGAAAGAGATATTGCTAAGCCATTTCTGATGCCCATCGAAGATGTTTTCTCCATTTCCGGTCGTGGTACGGTAGTCACCGGTCGTATTGAGCGTGGTGTGATCAAAACCGGCGAAGAAATTGAGATTGTAGGTATCAGAGACACTTCCAAGACGGTCTGCACGGGTGTTGAAATGTTCAGAAAGCTTCTGGATGAAGGGCAAGCTGGTGACAATGTCGGCTTGTTGCTTCGCGGTACAAAGCGTGATCAGGTTGAACGTGGTCAGGTTGTCTGCAAACCCGGTACCATTACTCCGCATACCAAGTTTAAAGCTGAAATGTATGCTCTGAGCAAAGAAGAGGGTGGTCGTCATACGCCCTTCTTTACCGGTTACAGACCTCAATTCTTCTTCAGGACCACTGACATTACGGGTGTTCTGACCTTGGACGAAGGCGTTGAAATGATTATGCCTGGTGATAATGCGAGCATTAATGTCGAATTGATCAACCCCATCGCGATGGAAAAGGAACTTCGTTTTGCTATTCGTGAGGGTGGCCGTACCGTTGGGGCCGGTGTTGTTGGTGAAATCGTAGAATAGTAGATTAAGAAAGAATAATAATAATGTTGAAGACTAAAATTAGAATTAGGCTCAAAGCTTACGATCATAAGCTGCTTGATCAGTCTTCAGTAGATATTGTTGATACGGCAAGGAAAACCGGTGCCAGAATTGTGGGGCCGGTTCCCTTACCTACCCGTATCAACAAGTTTACTGTGTTGCGTTCACCTCATGTGAATAAAAAATCTCGTGAGCAGTTTGAAATCAGAACGCACAAAAGAATGATGGATATTCTTGAGCCGACACAGCAGACAGTGGACGCGTTAATGAAACTTGACCTGTCCCCCGGCGTGGATGTTGAAATTAAATTATAGTGCATTAACAGGGACATATTTGTTATGATGAGTGGATTGCTTGGAAAAAAAATCGGGATGACCAATGTGTTTGCCTCCGATGGGCAGCTCGTTCCTGTTACAGTTTTGCAGGTTGGACCCTGTGTCGTAACCCAGATTAAAACGGAAGAGACTGACGGGTATACAGCCTTGCAGCTGGGGTTTGATGAAAAGCCGGTTGAGCGTTTAAACAAACCTGTTGCAGGACATTTGAAAAAAGCATCGGATAAGGGCTTTGGGGTCTTAAGAGAATTTAGAGAAGATTCAGTTGAAGAGATAGAAGCCGGTGCTACCATCGGTGTTGACATGTTTTCAATTGGAGATAAAGTAACTGTGACCGGCATTTCAAAGGGCCGTGGCTTTCAGGGAACCATCAAGCGTCATGGATTTTCCAGGGGGCCAGAAACCCACGGTAACCGGAATCATAGAAAACCGGGCTCAATCGGTAACTCTGCATGGCCTGCAAAGGTAATTAAGGGAAAAAAATTGCCTGGCCACAAAGGCGTGGATCAAGTTACGGTTAAAAATTTAACAATTGTAGATATTAAGCGCAACGACAACCTTCTTCTTGTAAAAGGTGCTGTTCCGGGTTTTAAAACCGGTGTTGTCGAGGTGCGCAAAGCTGATGTAAAAAAATAAAACAGTTTTTAACGCCGTGTTTTAGAAGTTAAAAATGCGGCAGAACATCAGTCTAATTAAATAGACAAATAGCGGCTATGGGTATTGCAATTATCTCGCAGTGATGCATAGTCGATCAAAATTGAAGAGGAAGAATAATGGCTGCTGTAGATGTATTAAACAGTGCAGGTGCTAAAGTGTCTGAAGTGGAGCTGCCTGACGAAATTTTCAGCATACCGGTCAAAACAAGTGTTCTTCACGAAGTCGTTCGGTCTCAGCTCGTATCAAAACGGGTAGGGACTGCTGCGTCTAAGACCAGGGGTATGGTTTCAGGTTCTACGAGGAAATTGTTCAGACAGAAGGGAACCGGTAATGCCCGGGCCGGTAGCGTAAAATCTCCTTTGCGTAAAGGTGGTGGAGTTATTTTTGGTCCCAGCCCCAGATCCTATGAAATAAAAGTGCCTAAAAAAGTAAGAAAGCTTGCTCTTAAGATGGCTTTAAGTGCAAAATTTTCAGACAGTCAGCTTTTTGTTGTTGACGCGCTTGAACTCGAAGAAATTAAAACAAAGGCGTTGGCTAATGTGCTTTCCACATTGAAGCTCAATGATCTTCTCATTGTTTCGGACGCTGATGATGCAAAGCTTGCATTGTCCTCCAGAAATATTCCGGATGTCAAGGTGATTAAAACGGAAGGTCTCAATGTTTATGACATTTTAAAGTTTAAAAATCTTTTGCTGGTTGAATCCAGTATTGAGAACATTAAGGGGAGGCTGAGCTAAGATGATTGAATATGACATCCTCCGAGGACCTGTAGTTACCGAGAAATCTACCCTCCAAAGAGAACAGTTCAACCAAGTGACGTTAAAAGTTGCCAAGGATGCCAACCGGGTTGAAATTAAAAATGCTGTTGAGAAAGCGTTCAATGCGCAGGTCAAGCAGGTTAGAACCTTACAGGTTAAAGGTAAAATAAAGCAGCGTGGCAGAATTATCGGCAAAAAAAAGGACTGGAAAAAAGCCGTTGTCACGCTGATGCCCGGACAACGAATTGATTTTTTTGAAGGTGTGTAAAGAGGTATTAATATGTCAACAATAATTAAGAGCAAGCCGACATCTCCGGGAAGACGCGCTCAAGAGTATCTATCTTTTGAGGAAATTACAAAAGAAAGTCCTGAGCGAAGGCTGACTAAAAATATCAATAAACGGTCCGGTCGAAATTCCTATGGGAGAATCACCGCCAAACACAGAGGCGGCGGGGCTAAGAAAAAATATCGTATTATTGATTTTAAAAGGGACAAAGACGGAATTCCAGCCAAGGTTTCTGCAATAGAATATGATCCGAACAGATCTGCCAGAATAGCACTGTTGACCTACGCGGACGGTGAGAAAAGATATATATTGGCTCCCCTTGATATCAAAGTTGGTGATATTCTTGAAACGGGTCCCGATGCTGATATTAAACCAGGAAACTGTCTTCCCCTCGAGAATATCCCCACCGGTACCAGAATTCATAACATTGAGTTAAAGCAGAACAAGGGTGGACAGATTGTCAGAAGTGCCGGCGGGTATGCACGTCTGATGGCCAAAGAAGGTGCTTATGCCCAGATCCTGCTTCCTTCAGGTGAAGTTCGCATGATTCATATTAAATGCAAAGCCACTGTCGGACGTGTCGGGAATGAGAAACACGGCGATGTCAGCATCGGTAAAGCGGGGCGTAGCAGATGGATGGGGAAACGTCCTTCGGTTCGTGGTGTTGCAATGAACCCTGTGGATCATCCCATGGGTGGTGGTGAAGGCCGTTCTTCTGGTGGGCGTCAGCCCTGTTCTCCTTGGGGTTTCCCTGCCAAGGGTAAAAGAACCCGAAATAATGCCAGAACAGATCAGTATATTGTTAAAAGAAGGGCTAAAAGGAAATAGGTAATAAATTATGCCAAGATCATTAAAAAAAGGACCCTATATCGTGCCTGAGCTTCTTAAAAAAGTTCTTGAAGCCCAGAAGTCCAGTAGCAATAAAGTTATAAAAACCTGGTCGCGTCGTTCCACTATTTTACCTGAAATGGTAGGTAACACCTTTGCTGTTCATAACGGAAAAAAATTTATTCCAGTGTTTGTAACGGAAAATATGGTGGGGCATAAACTTGGTGAATTTTCACCCACAAGAACTTATTGGGGTCATGCCGCAGATAAAAAAGCTAAACGCTAATCTGTCGTGATTTAGAGGGATTTTAAGATATGGAAGTTAAAGCGACTACAAGATATACAAGAATCTCACCGTTGAAGCTTCGGCTGCCCATCAGCGAAATCAAGGGCAAAAATGCGGAACAGGCGCTGACTCTCTTGAAGTTCATGCCCTTAAAGGCTGCAGGGATTATGTACAAGACCCTGCAGTCTGCCATTGCCAATGCTGAACATAACAACGAGATGGATGTGGATAAACTGGTAGTGAAAAATGTGATTGTTGATCATGGACCATCCATGAAACGGTTCAGGCCGCGGGCAAGGGGAAGAGCAGCCCGTATTCTAAAAAGAACCAGTCATATAACAGTGGTTGTAGAAGAAACCATATAGACAAGGAGGAAAAGGCTTGGGCCAGAAAGTAAATCCTACCGGATTAAGATTAGGCATCATCAGAACCTGGGATTCCCGGTGGTACGCCGACAAAGAGTATGCAAGCTTTGTTGAAGAAGATTTCAAAGTAAGAAAATTTTTGAAACAGAAATTATACCATGCCGGTATTTCCAAAATTGAGATTGAGCGGTTTTCTAAACAGATCAGGCTCAGAGTCTTTGCAGCCAGGCCCGGTATCATTATCGGCAAAAAAGGCGCAGAGATTGCGCTGCTGAAAAATGAACTTGAAAAAATGCTTAATCCTGAAGTTCTGATCGATATTAAAGAGGTCAGAAGACCTGAAATTGATGCACAGCTGGTGGCAGAAAATATTGCAAGCCAACTTGAAAAACGCATCGCCTTCAGAAGAGCAATGAAAAGAAGCGTTTCCTCTGCCATGAGATTT
Encoded here:
- the rpsS gene encoding 30S ribosomal protein S19, producing MPRSLKKGPYIVPELLKKVLEAQKSSSNKVIKTWSRRSTILPEMVGNTFAVHNGKKFIPVFVTENMVGHKLGEFSPTRTYWGHAADKKAKR
- the rpsJ gene encoding 30S ribosomal protein S10, which translates into the protein MLKTKIRIRLKAYDHKLLDQSSVDIVDTARKTGARIVGPVPLPTRINKFTVLRSPHVNKKSREQFEIRTHKRMMDILEPTQQTVDALMKLDLSPGVDVEIKL
- the rpsL gene encoding 30S ribosomal protein S12, which gives rise to MPTINQLVRKGRKKSEKKVSTPALKGGPQKRGVCTRVYTSTPKKPNSALRKVARVRLTTGMEVAAYIPGMGHNLQEHSVVLVRGGRVKDLPGVRYHIVRGALDTLGVDDRRQGRSKYGAKRPK
- the rplD gene encoding 50S ribosomal protein L4, with the protein product MAAVDVLNSAGAKVSEVELPDEIFSIPVKTSVLHEVVRSQLVSKRVGTAASKTRGMVSGSTRKLFRQKGTGNARAGSVKSPLRKGGGVIFGPSPRSYEIKVPKKVRKLALKMALSAKFSDSQLFVVDALELEEIKTKALANVLSTLKLNDLLIVSDADDAKLALSSRNIPDVKVIKTEGLNVYDILKFKNLLLVESSIENIKGRLS
- the tuf gene encoding elongation factor Tu; the protein is MAKEKFERNKPHVNIGTIGHIDHGKTTLTAAITKLAAMKGHGKCVPFDEIDKAPEERERGITIATAHVEYETENRHYAHVDCPGHADYIKNMITGAAQMDGAILVVSADDGPMPQTREHILLARQVGVPTVVVFLNKCDMVDDEELIELVEMELRELLDTYEFPGDDTPIIRGSALRALECDDVNAEEAKPIFELLDTLDSYVPEPERDIAKPFLMPIEDVFSISGRGTVVTGRIERGVIKTGEEIEIVGIRDTSKTVCTGVEMFRKLLDEGQAGDNVGLLLRGTKRDQVERGQVVCKPGTITPHTKFKAEMYALSKEEGGRHTPFFTGYRPQFFFRTTDITGVLTLDEGVEMIMPGDNASINVELINPIAMEKELRFAIREGGRTVGAGVVGEIVE
- the rpsC gene encoding 30S ribosomal protein S3, which encodes MGQKVNPTGLRLGIIRTWDSRWYADKEYASFVEEDFKVRKFLKQKLYHAGISKIEIERFSKQIRLRVFAARPGIIIGKKGAEIALLKNELEKMLNPEVLIDIKEVRRPEIDAQLVAENIASQLEKRIAFRRAMKRSVSSAMRFGAKGIKIICSGRLGGAEMARTEWYKEGRIPLHTLRADVDYGFIEAKTTYGLIGIKVFIFKGEVLSPGEQTLATN
- the rplB gene encoding 50S ribosomal protein L2, with the translated sequence MSTIIKSKPTSPGRRAQEYLSFEEITKESPERRLTKNINKRSGRNSYGRITAKHRGGGAKKKYRIIDFKRDKDGIPAKVSAIEYDPNRSARIALLTYADGEKRYILAPLDIKVGDILETGPDADIKPGNCLPLENIPTGTRIHNIELKQNKGGQIVRSAGGYARLMAKEGAYAQILLPSGEVRMIHIKCKATVGRVGNEKHGDVSIGKAGRSRWMGKRPSVRGVAMNPVDHPMGGGEGRSSGGRQPCSPWGFPAKGKRTRNNARTDQYIVKRRAKRK
- the rplV gene encoding 50S ribosomal protein L22 yields the protein MEVKATTRYTRISPLKLRLPISEIKGKNAEQALTLLKFMPLKAAGIMYKTLQSAIANAEHNNEMDVDKLVVKNVIVDHGPSMKRFRPRARGRAARILKRTSHITVVVEETI
- the rplW gene encoding 50S ribosomal protein L23; this encodes MIEYDILRGPVVTEKSTLQREQFNQVTLKVAKDANRVEIKNAVEKAFNAQVKQVRTLQVKGKIKQRGRIIGKKKDWKKAVVTLMPGQRIDFFEGV
- the rpsG gene encoding 30S ribosomal protein S7 encodes the protein MAEKLVFKEGFMQDATHEEKIAAKFVNCVMKDGKKNAARKVVADALMIAEDKIGEPALAVFKKAIDNIRPSVEVKSRRIGGSTYQVPTDIKPGRQTALAFRWLINFSRSRSEKGFANKLAAEVMDAYNERGGAIKKREDTHRMAEANKAFAHFRW
- the rplC gene encoding 50S ribosomal protein L3, which translates into the protein MMSGLLGKKIGMTNVFASDGQLVPVTVLQVGPCVVTQIKTEETDGYTALQLGFDEKPVERLNKPVAGHLKKASDKGFGVLREFREDSVEEIEAGATIGVDMFSIGDKVTVTGISKGRGFQGTIKRHGFSRGPETHGNRNHRKPGSIGNSAWPAKVIKGKKLPGHKGVDQVTVKNLTIVDIKRNDNLLLVKGAVPGFKTGVVEVRKADVKK